ATTGCTTTGTCAAAAGCAATACAGGCTGTGAATGCTGCGAATGTCAATCCTCTCACCAAGTATCTGATAGGAGCCAAacaccatttcttttttgttttgagggAGTTTCTGTTCCAGCTAAATATGAAAAGATAAAGCAAGCCAAGTTTTGCTTACTTTTAGAaccagaaacaggaaaaaaatggcttaAATTTTTGTCTTATCTAGATTATTATCTGGTTCTACATATTAAATCTGTCAACATGTTCTGCAGGCATTTTAATTAATGGCCCAAGTTCTTCCCAGgattttccaaatattttttgttcccTCTCAAATCCGTGAGGGTTACAAGCACACGGGGGCATCTCCTGCTCTTCCCATACCAGGGACTCTGAAGCCTCATTAGCATTTCCTCACCTAAAGAAAACATGTGCAAATgttacttaaaacaaaaccaacacaccTCTATGCATCCCAAACACATGCGACGttttgtggtgctcagggatatgattcagcagagggttgttagagttagggtagtatggttaggctgcagttggacttgatggtcttttccaacctgagtaattctatgattccatgattctatgaactaaaacaactgtttcttcatttttgaagGACTCTTCTTTGAAAGAGGAACACGGCACTGATTTTTCTTAGTGACCTACAATGGAAATCAATGCTGGACTTCACATGTGTCCTGAAGGAGTAGCTGTAGCACACAGAATATTAGTACTTTATTCATGAATAGAGACCCTTTTGTACAGCAACAAGCTGTTATGCTGTGCCTGATGAACAAGTTTAATACCCTGGTTGATGGGTGGTCTGAAAATTCACATTATATTTAagttatagaaagaaaatgttgaaacatgaagccattttctctcctttagATACTTCCTAGAGCAGCCTGGCCAAGTCAAGCACAAAGGAGCTGTTCTCCAATATTCTCGGGAATGGCAGacaactgaaaataacagaaacttTAAAGAGATTCACAGACATCTGTCTCCCCTGTGCCTCTTGAAAGGACTCAAAGGTGTAAAAGGTAAAAATGTGCTAGAAAGTTGCTTTTCGTATCTTCTTGGTCATCGCTGTAATTTCTGCCTTTCCATATAACCAACACTACTGAAAAATTGGCACAATGAACATGGAACATCAACTATTCAGCTCTCTTTTTGTATGCAGCATGTCATATGagcataaaaacacattttaaataggaaaaaaatagtaacagTCTGTCAAACTTGATCACTAAACTGTACTTCTCAAACTAGACACCAAAAATATGCACTTCGTATCTTTCCAACTAAGAAGAAACATCAGGCATTGGAGaaggctgcccaaagaggtcATCCTTGGGTGTGGATCAGCCCCCACCAGCCTCATCTGAACTGCCAACACTACTTCCAGTAGCAGGCTGCACTGCACATCTCCTGAGGGTCCTTCAAATCAGAATCATCCTATGATCCcataaacaaacacatacacacacacacacacacaatccAGCACAAATCCTTCTCAAGCACTTAGTACTAcacataaggaaaaaacagctccaaatttaatcatagaatcatagaatttaccaggttggaaaagacctcaaagatcatcaagtccaaccgcagcctaaccagaatcctaactctaaaaaccctacactaaatcatatccctgagcaccacatccaaacggctcttaaacacaaccagggatggcgattcaaccagctccctggggagcctattccagtacctgactaccctttctgtaaagaagttcttcctaatatccaacctaaacttgccctggcgcaacttgaggccatttccccttgtcctgagGGGATAATGAGATAATGCAGGTTGCATCATAGCATTTAAGTGAGATTATCAAATGATCAACATACACTTCTGTCTTGATACTTTATCAAGTAtaatcaaaatggaaatgacTGTCTAACCCTTTTGCAGTTACATGTGTTTGAATTTAGACTTATCTTAAGTAAAGACAATGCTAAGCAGTAGTGCAGTATTCACTGCATATGTATTTACACAAAAAAACTTATCAACTATAATCCGTGGCACATAAACTAACAACAGTCATATCCATTTCAAAACTGACATCCAACAATTAGCAGCAGGTTTTAGGTCAACATCCTTTTCCTTGGAAGGAACTTCTTCTAAGAATTTAATGGCTTAATTTCTCTAATGGTACTTCTTCCAAAATTGATATTGACTCATCTAATGAAGCACTACCAGGATGAGGTAGATGAAATAGGaccaaaagcagagaaaaagcactgGCTTTCGGGATGAAACCAGTGTTTTTAAGAATGAAGACCTGGACTCCATAGAAAGATGCATTCAGCTTCCTACAACCTAACAAGTTCTACCAGCCTCACAGCAATTGGACCTAACATAGTTGATACACGTCTCCATCACATTTTGAGAATGGAAATAACACTTAGGCTGGGCATTGGTCTTCTTCATAACAGCAGTTTTTCAGTACTGATTTTAATAGCTAGGTCTTTATTAGGGACAAAGGGTAATGGTTTTCAACTAAAGGAGGGTAGATTTACATTatatattaagaagaaattcttcactatgagaatggtgaggcactggcacagctgcccagagaagctgtgggtgccccatccctgaaggtgctcaaggccaggctggatgcggctctgggcagcctgagctgacaGGAAGTGCTGCTGCCCATGGCATGGTGCTGGAAGTGGACAGTCTTTccagtcctttccaacccataCCACTCTACGATTCTAACAGTAAAACAAGTTAATAAATCATCACCCTCATTTCCATATTTGTCATATTCCAATGGattttacaatttaaaaaaattatgtttctaGTAATAAAATCCTTTGTGATTCAAAACCTATAAAGAATATATCCAGCCAAATTACCACCAAATTATCACTCACCACTATTAATTATAGCAATAATCCTATATCTTTGTAAGACAGCCAGCCAAACAATTCAACAAAAGAGTTAATTGATGAGGGCTCtccagaatttatttatttatttttaaagaaagaaagtttcTCTTGCTAAAGCAGACCAGGTCCTGAGCCACATCACCATTTGCTGAGTCTCTATTCAACATGTTTTAGTTATTGGCAACGCGTTAAATCCAGAGGAATGCTTGCACAGAAATCCATCTAGGAGTCTGGCAAGAAAAGAGGTATTTCAGAATGAATGCCAGAAGATCATTTATAGAGCACCCAATTCTCAGGCCCTAGCAAACAAGTTGTGCTATACTGCCTCCCAGTGCACGGCCTCTGCTTGAAGCTCAAATGAGAACAGTTGAAGAAATCTATTTTAGACACTGAACTGCCAGTAATGCCCAAAGGAGTTACAACTATGTTTGAGCGTTtaagttgttttgcttttcatgcaaGGTGACCTAAGGGAAAGCACCTCAGTCACATATAAACACACAGATCTGTTCATCTCAGTGGTCTTCATGCCATGATTTGAAACTATAGAAATTAGAGAACTCAGTCTTGTGAAGCTGAGCATTCAAATCTGCAGCAAAAGCAGTAACTTCATAACTCATAattaagttctttactaggagagtggtgaggtcctggaacaggctgcccagggaggctgtggatgccctgtccttggaggtgtttaaggccaggttggatggggccctgggcaacctgatctagtaattgtggaagtttggtggccctgccaggcaggggggttggaacttcatgatccttgaggtcccttccaacccaggtcattctgtgattctgtgaactctAAGGCAACATCCCAAACTGTTCATATTTAGTACAATTTTTTAGGTTAGTAACAAATAAATCAAGACTAGTGTTCAACAGAATTAACGTTGGCCAAATATAGACATTGACATCTATCTTCTTTACTAACCACTGTTTCCATTTCCAGACCAGAAATATAGAGCACTGCAGATAATATctaaaaaaagccttttaacAAAGCCCATGGGAGAAAGAGGCAGATGcattttctaacattttttaatgttagtgTTATTCCCAATGGCTCTTAAATTTAGGGTTGTTAAACTCAAGTACTGCTTTGTCCAACTGACTCAAATGAGAATGAACTATGAGAAAGGTCAGACCTCTGAAACACGAGCAAAGTTTGATTTGCTCATTTGGACAGCATGGAAGAATCACGAAAATGTGCAACTTGCGACCTGACCCTAAAACACGCTGTTTACAAAAACACTGTAATAAGCTGAGCTCCACTAATAACATGTTCATAACTCACCTTTACACAGGTCAAGTACAACCTCTTTTGCTCagggaaaatattaaaatgaaatcaaatgtaCTTTacaaatgaagggaaaaatgcTTACAGCAGTCGGATCTTTCAAATGGAGCTGAGTTGCTGTCACCTGTTTGAAACCACCAGGATaactagaaaaacagaagaaacataCAAGCTCAGTGCTACGTGCTCAATCATGCCATTAACACAAATACCTCAgtatcagaatcacagaatcacctaTGTCacaaaagatcttaaagatcacgAAGCCCAACCACCAACCTGACCTACTGAGTTTCatcactaaaccacgtcccttaGTGCCGCATCCACACATTTCAGAgatacctccagggatagggactccaccactcccctgggcagccccttccaATGTGTGACAACCCTTAGTGTGAAGAAACCCCTCTTAATAACCAATCTAAATCCTCCTGGTGCAATGtcactctctttctctccctcaaATCACTCTGAACATTTTAGTTTTTTAAGAATTTGATTAGCAAACTGGCACAGCAAAAGAACTCTGAACAATGGTATAACATTTGTTTAGTGGGCTTATGATAAGACAAGTTTTTTTTCACAAGGCACAAAGCACACTGGATTCATTTTAATGCCTGAGGAATCATTATCGAGCGTTGTCGCTGTATGAAGAGCAACTGTTCATATCTGACTGAACCGAGCCATGCTGTAACAGCTCATTACATTTTTATCTATGAAGTAGTTATGTCTGCCAGAATAATATGTTATACGCCAGTACACCTTCAGAGTACCTAATTTCTTACTGGATTACAGCAGATACAAACTTTCCATCTGCTATTAAGTAGGACCATGAAGTTGAAGCTGGCATCTGTATATATAACTTAAATGTTCAGTGCCAATAGGGAAGTCTTTTATTGTTCAGTAAATAGAGTAGCCCTGATATTTGGATTCACCTCCACAGAAAATAATCTAGTTTACCAAAACTGTaacaagacaaggggaaatggttttaagttaaaagagggaagatttaggttggatgttaggggaaagttcttcactaggagagtggttaggccctggaacaggctgcccagggaggttgtggatgccccgtccttggaggtgttcaagaccaggttggacggggccctgggcaacctgatctagtaaatgtgtatgtttggtggccctgccaggcaggggggttggaactacatgatcctcgaggtcccttccaacccaggtcattctgtgattctgtgtgtaaaTCTGCTCCATTGCCAAGGCATGTATCATTTTAAACTTTGCAAACAGAACGTAACATAAGCAGGAATTCCATTCTGAATCAACAGAAGAATATACGTCAGAAGTGTACAGCCAGCTCACCTGAAGGTTTATTGTAGAGTAACTTAACACTTACCCAGTATGTGAGGAGTACACTTTCTGTTCCCATTTGTTACCAGAAAAGGCAATATGTCTCGTATTTATTATGACAACATGATCTCCACAGTCATCTATAAGGtaatcagtggaaaaaatattttaaattgtgtATTATAAATGGTGTATATGCGTGGTACTACGTATATATAGCACATTCCATAAAACTCAGACTGAGTTTTAAAGTCACTTCATCCAAAATTACACTTAAATACTAAAAATCAATTACTATTTTTCTTAGGAATGTCAAGTCAGAAGGTAAAATATCATCAAGCTGGATAATCAAACCATTGCAGCTACTTACCTATGATCCCCTTGTCTGGTTTACAAGCAAACATGCTATTTTATCCAACATTCTGTGTTGTACGTGAGCCTCTATTTCAAAAACACAGTATAAAAACAGTACCAACGTTTACCAGAGGACTGAACTCTTTCAGTAAGTAACATGACTCTACTCAGCGATTTCAGCTTAGAGCACATCTGTGAGATGCAAAGAGGCAGCAATAGCCAAGCTAAAAACTGACCAGGATATCAACACCTACCTGAATAATGACTGCAAACTGTTACTTtaaagctgattaaaaaaaaataaaaaatcattgaTAGCTACTTTCTCCTTCAGAATTCTGAATTAACTCATTattagttatttgttttttgctagGGCTGCTCCAGGATTTTAAAGCTTCATGAACACAAGACTATCCAAGACCTTTCCCACAGGGCAACCAAAACTATTTCCCCTCAGTGCTTGCTTTACTTTTCTGACAAGCCTTAAGCTCCAGTGACACCTTGTGGATACAACACATTTTGCAACTGCAGAACTTGGGTATTAAACGTATCTTTATAAACCTATGCTACCTGTTATTATGAAAACTGGATCGAGTACAACCTTAGACTGCGCATTTGATGTATGTGAGTAAAGATATATGAGTAAAGAAAGCTtaatgctttccttctgcttcagtaATCTCTTGAAAGTTCTGCTTGAGTATTACAGGAAACACTGTGCCAACAATCTCATCATTCTGAAAAGGGATcatcttcttttaaatatatgttatCGATAAAATGCTAATCACTGCGAGACATCTGCTATGGTATTATGAGACGATCAAGATCACACATGGTACTGGATTTTCTCATCTACTGATAGGCCAAACAACTTCTTCATCTGATCAAGATGTCTTCCAACAATGACTACATCTCCTGTCTCAAAAATCAGACAGGTTCCAGTCCCATGACCACACAACAGCTGAGGTCAGCAGGCACACTCAGAACAGGGGGACCAAGGTGAAATTTGGGTGGCTTCTAAAGGCCTCCAAGGAGATCCCACAGCCCCTGGGCCTGCAGCCCGCACAGCACAGCGGTGCTCCTGATTCCAGCCTACTGCAATACCTACTAAGCGCATGGTAAATAGGTTTATGTCTGCCTTCCAGCCTTCTTACGGTCACGGCTGCTAATTTTCCCGGCGGTTGCATCTTCGCATCGAGGAGGTACCACGCTCTGGCAAAAGTAGCCCATTGctaaagagaaagagaagggttTGTTAACGCAAGAAAAGAACGCAGTGCCAGAAATCAGTCCCGCAGGGGACGGGGCCGTGCTCACCTGTGCCGCCTTGGTGTAGCTGGCCATGGCCGAGGGAACGGGAAGCGGAGCGGAGCCCCGCGGCCCCGCACCGGGAAGCGGAAGCGCAGCGCTGTGAGGGGCGGAGCGGAGGCGGCAGCGCGGGCCGTTCGTTCTGGGCGGCCATGGAGCGGTACGTGCTGCTCCTCGGCTGGGGGGCTGCGGCGGGCGGCAACGAGCACGGAGCCGGCAATGGAGCAGGTAGTGCTGCTCTGGAGGTATCTGTGGTTATTTAGGTATTTATGCGTGTGCATGAGATACCCTGAGCATCCCCTTGGCCGGGTGGAGCAGTCCCACAGTCTCACAGTAGGGCTGCTTTTTGGTTATTCTCCTCGGGACTCTTTGGCTTTCATCAGATTTAAgagcagccttttttttccttttccagctgtggCTGTTGCAGATGTTTATAAgctcctgaaagaaaaatgtaattcatCTATAAAAGCAGATGCGGTGACATTTCCAGGTAAGTAACATACAGTAACAGAAGGTAAATGATATCAAGCAATCTGCCTTCTTCCTCATAGCAGTGGGCAGCTTGATATTGTCCTGCTGACAATTCTCACTGTGATGTCTTccaagtttttttttggtgggagTAATGGTTGTTGGATTATTTCACTGTGTGAACTGCAGTTACAATGTTTATGGAAGTTATGACTTGGTGTAGATATGAAACAGCTTCTGCAAATGGATGGCAGTACTGTCCAGAATGGAGGAGAGGTCAACAACTTTATTAATTTGTATTAATTGAAGGAACATTAATATTTAGATGCTTAGTTTCACTTTAATACGTTTAGACCTTAAATGTGATGCCACAGGAAAGTGGAGCTTAAGCTTCTGTGACACATTGAATGACTTATATAGGGTCTTTAACTAGAAAGACTTTGTTGTAATAGAAAGAAGAGATTGTAATGGATTGTTTTAAAtaaccattttctcttttcagcatgTTCAGTGGCTGGTGTTCCAGGCATAAAGAAATGGTACTTTGCAAGTCATGTTATATGTGGCTATTATCAAgtaggtgattttttttttataacattaAGTTTCCCAACTCTCTACCTGTGTTTAGTGTAAGTTGAAACTGTGATGCTCAGAGTTCTGCTCTTTATTAGTTCTGCAGTTCTGACTGGGAGGAAATAAATTCTGAcgcacagaaaaatgaagactcTCTCCAAACAGCTATTGAGAAGTGTCTGGGAAACATACAGAACTTTGAGGAAGATGACAGTAACAGCAGGGAGTCACTGTCTATGGCTGAGTATGCACGTTATTATCTTTACTTAACTATGGTGACCTTACATTTAACAGTCATGATCAAGAAAATTCTGCAAATTATTACCAAATTATGGGTAAATATGAACAGTGCCCTCCTACAACCAGAAGTACCTTCTACTTCAGCAttgctttaattgcttttttaacCTATGGATGATTTTTGTGGAATAACAGAGAAGGATCCTAACAGCTGACAGTTACATtagaaaaaagactgaaatactATTTCCAGTTACACTGCAGGTTGTTTTGAGTTTACTTCTGCCCCAGTAAAAGGGGAAATAAGTATAGCTCATTGTCTAGGTGTTATACTTACATAGAACTTTGAAGACATGAATAGTACCCAATGTAAATatcttcttctattttcttatttctaattatGTTTAGCTTCCAACCATGTTGTTCTTCACTTTCAGTGTTTATGATGAAGCTGCAGAAAGTCTGCATCAGTTGGCTGACGGACTGCCTGCCCCAGGTAAGCTCTCTTAAAAGAGCAATCTTTGAGTTTGTTAGTTGAATTAACTTGCATGCGAGTCTTGCAGTGGTTTAAGGAAAAAGGCTATGACTGGTCTTGCAGATCAGCGTAGGGGGATTAGTTTGCTGTTTCTTATAAGGAAACAGCAGTAGAGATTAAGGTAGTTATGTATATagctgtttttgtgttgttttttttttccatatgaaagAGCACTGAAATAGAAATAGGCAATACAAAACTCAACCTGCAACTAGGGGGAGTtcttttgttaaagaaaaattgaagGTGTTGATGTATCAGACTTACAGCTGATGCTAttacagctgtgtgtgtgcttgcGACAAGAAACTGTGAGGAGCATAGATGCAATCTGTTGGGCTCAAATTTTACAAAGAGGATGTGCATACAACCTTTTATGTTAGGAGAATCTATTGTAGCAGTAGCTGAGTTGGAAtatgaaagaatgagaaaagtaGATGTTGAAAGAAGGTCAACTTAGTGCAACTGTACTGGAGACAGGAATAGAGGACTCTGATCTGTACAGCATTCAGGGAGACAGAAGAAATAGGAAACTGGTGAGTGAATGgatagcaaaatatttaatttgttcGTGTTAATCAAAGAGAGCAGGGAGAGATGAGCTAAAATGTGTGAGAAGTATTTCAAGTCttgctgaaatatttaaggTTGATCATTAAGGCCATATCAGCTTGGTTGGTGATAGTCAGTACTTTTCTATCTTCAAATGGCTGAATGATTTACTGAATGATGGTGCTTGGAGTTATATATGACTGTTTCTACAGGAAGAGCAATGGTGGACATAATACTACAGGCCGCTGAAGGAGATGCACCCAAGTTAAAAGACTGCTTACCTGTGATTGGTGCCCTGAAACACCTGAGAGAATGGCACTCTGCGCAAATCACCATTGCAACAAGTGACTCTAAAGGGTATGCTGTTCATTTTAGGTCTACGCCAGCTTTTGACAGCCATCCTGCAGCATGCCATTgcaagtgttttttgttgtctgACAGAGTTCTTTGCTGCAGTGTTCTCAAGCTGCTTGATCTATAGAGTCTGAGGTAGAATTCAATCATATTTCCTGTTAACGTGGAACAGTAAATTCTGAAAGATtaattcttccttatttttacAACAGCTGGCAAAAGATTGCGGAATATCTATCGGCAGACTTCGTTTCTTCAGATAATGTCATGGATGTTATCGATTTAAAAGAACTCTGGAGGGGAAAGATTCAGATATGGGAAAGAAAGGTAAAATAGCTTCggttattgttatttttaagcatCCATGCACATCGTTTAAAGCATGTGTGTTACACTGCATTTTATGCTTGGAGacaaatttgattttaaaaacataattcaaaGAGATAATGTTTTTTGATATTTGGTGCAGTGTCTTAGTGATAGTGGGAACTACTTACTTTTTTAGCTTGATAAAAAGCTGAACAAGATGAAGGTGTTTGGATGTGAATTTGAGAATTTTAGTCACTTTCCTCTGAAATACTTGCCTGGGTACTTCTTGTTCAAACTGAGATTGATTTGTGGCAGATAGAAATCATTACCATGTGAGTTTGTAAGTCTTTGTTGCAAGAACACATCTAATGTGTCTGCAGAGACTGAAAGATTAGTGATGGAAGATGTCCatttatgttttcagtattaAGGTTTTGGGTTTAGTAGTTGGTTACCTGAATCTGTCGTTACTACCTCAACTCATGGGTATAATGGAGAGAAATCTAGTAGtaactgcttaaaataaaattcagccAGATTCAAAGCTTattattatctctttttttAGTTTGCATCAGAAGTTAGCTTTCCAGAATTTTGTATGAAGAGCAGTTCAGCAAAACCTCTCAGCACTTCACATGTAAATTCTTGCTTCGCTGTTAAAGAAGAGCAGCAATGCATGAATTCTACTGCTTTGCCAGAGGTAGGTTGTATTCTTGACGTTTCTTTGAGCCATCAGAATTCATCTGATCTGAGAAAATTGGTAACTGGGGAAAATTTAGTCAGAAtagaaaaccaaacacaaaagtAAGAACAAGAGTAAGCGTAACATTGAGGAATGCTGCTCAGTGGAAAAGGTttggttggatgttagggggaagttctttactaggagagtggtgaggtcctggaacaggctgctcagggatgttgtggatgccccgtccttggaggtgttcaaagccaggttggacagggccctgggcaacctgatctagtaattgtggaagtttggtggccctgccaggcagggggttggagcttcatgatccttgaggtccattctaacccaggtcattctgtgatactggAAGCTGAAACTTAGTTCAATCTCAGTACATAATTTATATTTCAATTCTGTGTTAATTTAACTTTTTGAGGCACATGGTTGGCATTCTAGGAAGTGCATCTTATTAAACAGCACTAAATACATTCCATGTTTTTATGAAATTCTATTAAATAAGATATTGTgaactatttttctctttttattttcttctacttttttcaGGTATACCTGTAAGTCAGACTTTACTGAGATCATGTTATACATGGTGTTATGAATCTGTTTCATCTCTTTACAGGTTTTTCATTACTATGGTCCTGCATTAGAGTTTTTACGGATGGTTGTCATCTCTGAACTCCCCCCCTTTTTTATATCAGATCTGGAATTTGAGCTGTATCCTTTAAGGTTCTAAGATGCTAATGATAATGGtttacagcagaaagaaaacaattggGAGTTAAGTGTGCATACAACATCTGAGGAATAGCAAGGACTTATTCCACACCAGCATGCTGAAGTAGTCACATTGTGTATCTTTGCAAGTGGATTTTCTCGTATGttgatatttaa
The window above is part of the Coturnix japonica isolate 7356 chromosome 2, Coturnix japonica 2.1, whole genome shotgun sequence genome. Proteins encoded here:
- the MRPL13 gene encoding 39S ribosomal protein L13, mitochondrial, whose protein sequence is MASYTKAAQQWATFARAWYLLDAKMQPPGKLAAVTVRRLEGRHKPIYHALNDCGDHVVIINTRHIAFSGNKWEQKVYSSHTGYPGGFKQVTATQLHLKDPTAIVKLTIYRMLPKNLLRRTLMQRLHLFPDDVIPEDIEKNLLQEIPQPRVVPRRLDEYTPEEIAAFPRVWTPPKDFRIK